In the Danaus plexippus chromosome 16 unlocalized genomic scaffold, MEX_DaPlex mxdp_31, whole genome shotgun sequence genome, one interval contains:
- the LOC133320321 gene encoding MAGE-like protein 2, with product MIRNIALIWAAVVASHLCLASPVPEPDPFFHKNQHTHIKIHVPYEVRSYHHHHVEKVPVIHEVPILKEVPVPYEVPVVKHVPIINTVPVPIVKTVAIEKPIFLSYKEHYGYH from the exons ATGATCCGCAACATCGCC TTAATTTGGGCCGCAGTAGTCGCCAGCCATCTTTGTTTGGCGTCTCCAGTGCCAGAGCCGGATCCATTCTTCCATAAAAATCAACACACTCA TATCAAAATCCACGTCCCATATGAGGTGCGTTCGTACCATCATCATCACGTCGAGAAAGTGCCCGTCATACACGAGGTTCCCATCCTGAAGGAGGTACCCGTGCCCTACGAAGTTCCCGTTGTAAAACATGTGCCGATCATCAACACTGTGCCCGTACCTATCGTCAAGACTGTAGCCATCGAGAAACCAATATTCCTGTCATACAAGGAACACTACGGTTATCATTAA